GCTGGCGGCCAACGCCAGCTGGCTGCTGACCCCGTTCCTGATCATGTGGCGGATGCGTCGGGAGAATCCGTTCACCCGGCCGGAGCCGGTGGCGTCGTGAGGGCCGACTTCGCCCAGCGGTACGGGCCGTGGGCGGTGGTGGCCGGCGCGTCGGAGGGGCTCGGCGCGGCGTTCGCACACCGACTGGCCGGACAGGGCCTCAACCTGATCCTGGCCGCGCGGCGAGCGCGACCGCTGACCGAACTGGCGGCGACACTGCCGACCCGCACGATCGTGGTCCGGGCCGATCTGGCCACGGTGGACGGGCTCCGCGAGGTGGTGGACGCGGCGGCGGACCAGCAGGTCGGACTGGTGGTGGCGAACGCGGCGTACTCCCCGATCGGCGGTTTCGTCGAGATGGACCCGGCCGAGACCGGCCGTGCGGTCGACCTCAACTGCCGGATGCCGCTGGCCCTCGCCCACCACTTCCTTCCGCCGATGGTGGCACGGGGACGCGGCGGCTTCGTCGTGATGTCGTCGCTGGCCGGGATGCAGGGTTCCCCGCCGATCAGCGTGTACGCCGCGACCAAGGCGTTCGGCGCGATTCTGGCCGAGGGCCTGTGGGCGGAACTGCGCGGCACCGGGGTGGACGTGGTCACCTGCGTCGCCGGTGCGGTCGCCACCGGCAACCTGACCGCCGTGAAGGATCGCCCGGCCCCGGGTACCCGGACCCCGGACCAGGTCGCCGTGGCGGCGTTACGCGGTCTCGGCCGGGGTCCCCGGGTGATTCCGGGCCTCGCCATGCGGGTCTCGTCGGCGCTGATGTCCCGGCTGTTGCCGCGCCGTACCGCGATCGCTGTCATCGCCCGGGCCTCGCGGGACCTGAGCCCCCCGGCCGCCGCCCCCTGAGGCCGGCGCCGGGCCGGAAGTAGATCGAGCGATGCTTTCTCTTTACCGAAACGAGGCGACCGATGGAGCAGGACCCCGCGACGATCCGACCCGCGACGCCCGCGGACCTCGACGCGGTCGGCGAGATCTACGCGCACTACGTCATGCACACGACGATCACCTTCGAACTGCGGGTGCCGGACCGGCACGAGTGGTCCGCGCGGTACCGGGCGATCACCGAGACCGGGCTGCCGTTCCTGGTGGCCGAGCTGGACGGGCGGATCGCGGGGTACGCGTACTGCGCCCGCTGGAAGTCGCGGCCGGCGTACCGGCACACCGCGGAGGACTCGATCTACCTGGCACCGTGGGCCCTCGGCCGGGGCCTGGGCAGGGCGCTGCTCGCCGAGTTGCTGCGGGTCAGCCCGGTCGCCGGGGTCCGGGAACTGATCGCGGTCGTCGCCGACACCGGTGAGCCGGCCTCGCTACGACTGCACGAGCGGCTGGGATTCGCCGAGGTCGGCCGGTTGCGCCGGGTCGGCTACAAGCACGACCGCTGGCTGGACACCGTACTGCTGCAATGCTCCCTGTCAGCCGATGGCGGAGATCCGCTGAGCCACCCCGCACCGCAACCGGCCGACGGGACGGACGGCATGCCGACGCCATCCGCATCTGAATCGCCCTAGGCAACCGCTTTCCCGATAGACTCTGCTCGACAGGTGTCGATGCCGTCGACGCCGGTCCGAGCTCGTTCCGCCGGCCCGAGCTCGTTCCGCCTGCCTTGCGCCCGGTCCGCCCGCCTGCGACGGCCGGCTGCCTGAGCCGGCGCTCGTGCCGACGCGTCGGGCAGGTGCCGGCGTCCGAATCGGAAAGGAGTTCCGGGGTGAAGCGACGGTCCTTCGTCTCCCTTCCCGCGCTCGCGATGCTGCCCCCGACCACGGCCGAGGTGGCGTCCCCGTCCGGGGTGGCGCCCCCGACCGGGGTGACCCAGCCGGGCGCCGGCCTGACCACGCCGGCCGCCGCCTTCTCCTCGCCCGCGATCGTCGACGGCAACCTGCCGGCGTTCCATTCGGCACTCGCCGACGAGCTCACCTTTCCGCTGGCCTGGACCAGGTCACGGACCCGAAGCTTCCGCACCTGGCGCCGGACCGCGCGGGCGAAGGTCGAGGAGCTGCTCTGCCAGCCGGACGACGCCACCCCGTTCGCCCCGCAGATCCTCGACGAGCAGGACGGCGACGGCTACCTCCGGCGCACCCTGAGCTTCAACGTCACCCGGCACAGCCGGGTCCGGGCGGCGATGCTCGTACCCCGGGGTCGCGGGCCGCACCCCGCCGTGCTGCTCCTGCACGATCACGGCTCGAAGTTCGACATCGGCAAGGAGAAACTGGTCCGGCCCTGGTACGACCCGGACCGGCTCGCCTCGGCCCAGGCCTGGTCCGACCGGTACTTCGGTGGTCGGTTCGTCGGCGACGAACTCGCCCGCCGTGGGTACGTGGTCCTCGCCGTGGACGCGCTCGGCTGGGGTGACCGCTCCGGCCTGGGCTACGAGGCGCAGCAGGCGCTCGCCAGCAACCTGTTCCATCTCGGCTCCTCGCTGGCCGGCCTGACCGCCCGGGAGGACACCCGCGCGGCCGCCTTCCTCGGCACGCTGCCGTACGTCGACCGTCGGCGGATCGGGGCGCTCGGCTTCTCCATGGGCGGATACCGGGCGTGGCAGGTGGCCGCGCTCTCCGACCATGTCGCCGCGGCGGCGTCGGTGTGCTGGATGACCACCCTCAAGGCCATGATGGTGCCGGGCAACAACACCCTGCGGGGCCAGTCGGCGTACTTCATGCTGCATCCCGGCCTGCACCGGCATCTCGACATCCCCGACGTGGCGAGCATCGCCGCACCGAAGCCGATGCTGTTCTTCAACGGTGAACTCGACACGCTCTTCCCCGCCGCCGGGGTACGCGACGCCTACGCCAAGATGCGGGCCGTCTGGCGTTCCCAACGCGCCGAGGACCGGCTCCATCCGATGATCTGGCCCGGACTGGGCCACGTGTTCCCGCCCGAGATGCAGGACGAGGCGTTCCGCTGGCTCGACCGGTGGCTCCGACGGGCCTGACCGACCAACGGCGGTTCCCGTCCTCAGCAGCTGCGGCGTCAGCAACTACGGCGTCAGTCGAAAGCGTCGTCAGCAGCTGCGGCGTCAGTGGATGCGGCGGCCCCGCGCGTCCGGCACCCCGGACTTGCGGAAGAAGTAGGTGTTGATCTGGTCCCGCCACTCCTGGGCACCGCGGAGCTGCTCGTCGAGGCGTTCCCGCACCCGAGCGTCCAGCTCCGGGTCGACCAGCCCGGCGGTGGAGAGCCGTTCCCAGAGTTGCCGCATCCCGGCCACCCGCTCGGCCCCGGCGAAGTGGGTGTCGTAGATGTGCTGGATCACCGTCGACCCGCTGTGCAGGAGGTGCCCGTAGGGAACGTGGTGGAAGAAGAGCAGCAGTTCGTCGGGACACCGCTGCGGCGACTCGTACACGTCCGACCACGGCTGCGGGTACTGGCCGGCGTACCCCGTTCCGGACTTCCGCGTCCGGTCGACGCCGATACCGTCCCGGTCCGCGAAGTGGTACGTGCCCCACGGCGTGTACTCGTAGCCGTCCACGTCCGGGCCGTAGTGGTGCTCGGGACGGACCATGAAGCCGACCCCCAGCGGCGCCGTGTACTGCTCGTAGGTGTGCCAGGAGTCGTCCATGATCTCGTGCAACGTCCGCCGGAGCAGCTCCGGGTCGGCGGTCGACGACGGCACGAAGGTGAGGTCGATCCACTCGTCGAGGATCGCCGACGGGTCCAGCTCTGGTGCCCAGGCGAGCCGACCGAAGGCGTACAGGTTGGCCTGGGCGAGCGGATGTCCGGTCCAGAAGGGATCGTCCCCCACGTTCGACACCGCGACCAGCCCGCCACCGGCCGCCGAGGCCGAGCCGGCGGCACCGGCCACAGCGGCCGGGCCGGCGTCGCCGGGCGTCGAGCCGGCGGCCACGGCGGCGACGGTCGGACCGCCGGCACCCCAGGGGCCGAACTCCAGCACCTCACGCCAGAGCGGGCCCAGATAGCAGACGTGCCGTTGCTGACCCGTGTACTCCTGCGTCACCTGGAACTCCACCGCCAGTCGGGTGGCCGGCATCGCGGCGATCACCGGCGAGACCGGCTCACGCACCTGGAAGTCCATCGGACCGTGCTTCACCTGCAGGATCACGTTGTCCCGGAACTGGCCGTCGAGCGGGGCGAAGTGGTCGAAGGCCGCGCGGGCCCGGTCGGTCGACCGGTCGCGCCAGTCCTGCCGGTGGTTGTAGACGAAGGCACGCCAGTGCACGACCCCGTCGTACGGGGCCAGCGCCTCGGCGAGGACGTTGGCGCCGTCGGCGTGGCTGCGCCCGTACGCGAACGGGCCCGGCTGCCCCTCGGAGTCGGCCTTGACCACGTAGCCCCCGAAGTCGGGGATCGTCCCGTACACCTGCGCGGTGGTGCCGGCCCACCAGGCCCGGACCTGCTCGTCCAGCGGGTCGGCCGAGGGTAGTCCACCGAGGACGATCGGCGCGGCGAAGCTGACCGACAGGAACACCCGGACCCCGTACGGACGCAGCAGTTCCGCGATCGCGGCCACGTCACCGAGCCGATCCGTCAGCAGCCGCGCCTCGGTGGCGTGCACGTTCACGTTGTTCACCGCTACCGCGTTCACCCCGCAGGCCGCCAACAGCCGCCCGTACGCCCGCACCCGTGCCGGGTCGCGGCGCGGTCCACCGTCCTGCCAGAAGATCGAGCCGCCCGCGTAGCCGCGCTCGACCTGCCCCATCCGGTGATGCACGTCGACGTTGTCCCAGTGGTCGAGCATCCGCACCCGCATCGCCGGCCGGTGCCGCTCGACGGGACGGTCGGCGCCGAACGCGGACTCGCCGAGCCGGACCAGGTGGAACAGCCCGTAGAGCAGTCCGTTCGGGGCGTCCGCCAGCAGCACCGTGGTGTCGCCGTGCCGGGCCAGGACGAAGCCCTCGTCGCCGAGCGGGTCCGCGCGCTCGGCGTACCGCTGCCGGAACTCGACCTCGACCGACGCCGCCTGCGCCGGCAGTGGTGCCGTGCCGCGGAGCGCGAGCACCAGGTCGAACGCCTCGGCTCCGGGGTCGGCCTCCCCCGCCACCGCCGGCTGCTCGGCGGCCGGACCCGGCTCCTGGTGTACCAGGTGACCGCCGTGCCGGACGCCGGCCTGCGCCACCTCGTCCAGCACGGTGTCGACGAGCGTTCCGGCGCCGTGCACCAGAGTCCGGCGGGAGCCGAGCGCGCGGAACGCCTCCGGCGGCAGCCAGGCCGGATGGACGCCGGGCGGGTGGGGAATGGTCACGGGAACTCCCGGGGATGCGTGCCGATCGTTCCGGCGGTGGGTGGGCGGCCGTCCCGGGCCGACGCAGGGGTGGTCGGCCGGGACGGCAGTCCGCGCAGCGGTGATCGACTTTAGTACATCTCGGGAGCTATCCGGTCGGGACGACCGGTTGGATGGTGCCGTCGGCGTTGAACCGCATCTGGTCGACGGTCACCTCGCGGTTGGTGCCGTTGCCGGCTGGGATGGCAAACCGGTGGTACGCCATGTACCACGTGTCACCGGTCGGTGACCTGACGATCGAGTGGTGGCCCGGACCCTTGACGCCGATGGACAGGTTCTTGGCCAGGATCGTTCCGCGATGGGTCCACGGGCCCAGCGGCGAGGTACCGGTGGCGTACTCGACGTGGTAGTTCTCCGAGCGGGTGTCGTCCACCGAGTACGACAGGTAGTAGGTGCCGTTGCGCTTGAACACGAACTCGCCCTCCCGGAAGTTCGGCAGGCTGAACGTACGCACGGCGGTGGCGTCGAACGAGAGCATGTCCGGGTTCAGCCTGACCGCGTAGGCGGAGCCGTTGCCCCAGTACAGGTACGAGGTGCCGTCGTCGTCGGTGAAGACGGCCGGGTCGATCATCTGTCCGGGGCGGAAGCCGGCGGCGATCAACGGTCGGCCGAGCGCGTCGGTGAACGGCCCGGCCGGGCTGGTGCTGGTGGCCACTCCGATGTTCGTGTCGGCGCAGAAGTAGAAGTAGTACCGCCCGTTCCGGTATGCGATCGCCGGTGCCCAGGCCCGCGAACTCGCCCAGGAGACGCTGGGGCCGACGTCCAGGATGGTGCCGTGGTCGGTCCAGTTGACCAGGTCGGTTGAGGAGAACGCCTTGAACCGGGTGCCGCTCCAGCCGTTGTAGCCATCGGTGGTCGGATAGACGTAGTACCGGCCGTCCAGGTAGGCGATGTGCGGATCGGCGTACAGGCCCTTGAGCACCGGGGTACGGCGTCCCGCCGCCCACGGCGCCCGGACCCAGAACGAGCTGTCGGCGGCGAAGGTGCCGGGATTGGTCGTGCTGGGGTCGAGCCACAGTTCGGAGTCGCGGTGCCGGACGAACCGGCCCGGATAGTTGGCCGATTCCAACCGTGCCGACCCGGCGACGGATCCGTCCCGGACGCAGAACGTCGCGTCGGCCAGGGATCCGGTGGTACCGGCGTTGAGGTCGAGCCGCAGCCGGAAGTCGAGGTGCCGCAGCCATCGGCCGTCGGCGGCCTGGAAGGAGACGCAGCCGGCGCCGCCGGCCAGGCCGGGGGTGACGGTGAAGGTGGCGTCCTGCTTGGCGACCGTGCCGCTGCCGCTGGTGATCGGGTCGACCCGCCCGAGGTAGTCGCTGTGCCGCAGGTACCGGCCGGCGAGGTTCACCGACTCCAGCGAACGGGCGCCGGTCGCGATCGTGGCCGCCTGTGCGGCCGTACCGGCGACGGCGGGCAGCAGCGTCGCACCGAGTACGACGACCAGGGCACGTGCGGTCATCCGGCCCACAGTGGGCAGCGCCTGGACATCCGAGTTCATCGTGATCGCTCCCCGGGGCCGCGTTGGGGACGAGTGTTAGCGATAACATAACGGACTGTCAAGTCCTTCGATGTCTCGTCATCTCGCCGGGGTACGCGCCGGCCTGGCGGTGCTCTGGCGCAGGATCAGCTGTGGCGCGAGCCGCATCCGACAGGGTGGGCGGCGGTTCTGGCTCGGCGACAGCCGGGCGACGAGCAGCTCCATCGCGGCCTGGCCGATGGCACTGCGCGGTGGCCGTACGGCGGTGAGCGGCGGGTCGAACGCACCGGCCATCTCGTCGTCGTAGCTGATCACCGACAGCGTCCCCGGTACGTCGATTCCGGCGTCCCGGGCCGCCTGGGTCAGCGCGGCGGCGTGTCGGTCGGCGTGCACCAGGAGCGCGCTCACCCCCATCCCCAGACACCCGTCGAGGGCCCTGGCCGAACCGGCGCCTCCCATGGCGACCTCGTCGCCGTCGATCTCGGTGATCCGGCGTCGGGTCGAGCCGACCCGGCGCATCGCGGCGAGGAAGCCCGCCCGCAGCGGCTCACTGGTCGGACTCGCCCGGGGCACGACCAGGCCGATCGCCCGGTGCCCCAGGGCGGTGAGGTGTTCGACGGCGAGCGCCGCGCCGAGCTCGTGGTCGGTGCTGACGCTCTCCAGCCTCGCCCAACGCGCGTTGTCGCTCGGCGGCTGCCGCTCGATCAGCACCACCGGCATGTCCAGCGCACCCACCCAGTCGAGCAGCGGCTCCCGGTCGCTCAGTGGCGACGAGGGCGTGAGCAGCATGCCGGCGACCCCGTCGCCGAGCAGCCGTTCGATCTGGCGCTGGTCGGAGGCGGCCGAGCCGTACATCGAACCACGGAAGGCGATCCGCAGCCCGAACGCGTTCGCGGCGGCCTGCGCGGCCCGCATGATCTGCGGGTAGTAGTAGTCCAGCGACGGAACGACCATGCCGATGACCAGGCCGGTGGGCCGGGCGGTGCTGCGCGCGGGTGCGCCCGGGACCGCCGGCAGCACACCGCCGCCCCGCACCCGGCGCAGCAGGTCCCGGTCCGCCAGCTCGCGGAGGTCGCGCCGGACGGTCACGGCGCTGACCTCGAGTTTGGCCGCGAGGCGGTCGACGTGGACCACACCGACGCGGCGCAACTCCTCCAAGATCACATCGTGGCGTTCCTGGGTAAGCATTGATGACCGTTTCAGATCGAAACCTTTCAGAAGCCTTGACGTTACCGCATCGAAACGATGCACTCGGGTCCTGCACAGTGACCGGCTTCCATGTCTTACATCCCCAAGGATCATCAT
The nucleotide sequence above comes from Plantactinospora soyae. Encoded proteins:
- a CDS encoding SDR family NAD(P)-dependent oxidoreductase; translated protein: MRADFAQRYGPWAVVAGASEGLGAAFAHRLAGQGLNLILAARRARPLTELAATLPTRTIVVRADLATVDGLREVVDAAADQQVGLVVANAAYSPIGGFVEMDPAETGRAVDLNCRMPLALAHHFLPPMVARGRGGFVVMSSLAGMQGSPPISVYAATKAFGAILAEGLWAELRGTGVDVVTCVAGAVATGNLTAVKDRPAPGTRTPDQVAVAALRGLGRGPRVIPGLAMRVSSALMSRLLPRRTAIAVIARASRDLSPPAAAP
- a CDS encoding GNAT family N-acetyltransferase, which translates into the protein MEQDPATIRPATPADLDAVGEIYAHYVMHTTITFELRVPDRHEWSARYRAITETGLPFLVAELDGRIAGYAYCARWKSRPAYRHTAEDSIYLAPWALGRGLGRALLAELLRVSPVAGVRELIAVVADTGEPASLRLHERLGFAEVGRLRRVGYKHDRWLDTVLLQCSLSADGGDPLSHPAPQPADGTDGMPTPSASESP
- a CDS encoding dienelactone hydrolase family protein is translated as MKRRSFVSLPALAMLPPTTAEVASPSGVAPPTGVTQPGAGLTTPAAAFSSPAIVDGNLPAFHSALADELTFPLAWTRSRTRSFRTWRRTARAKVEELLCQPDDATPFAPQILDEQDGDGYLRRTLSFNVTRHSRVRAAMLVPRGRGPHPAVLLLHDHGSKFDIGKEKLVRPWYDPDRLASAQAWSDRYFGGRFVGDELARRGYVVLAVDALGWGDRSGLGYEAQQALASNLFHLGSSLAGLTAREDTRAAAFLGTLPYVDRRRIGALGFSMGGYRAWQVAALSDHVAAAASVCWMTTLKAMMVPGNNTLRGQSAYFMLHPGLHRHLDIPDVASIAAPKPMLFFNGELDTLFPAAGVRDAYAKMRAVWRSQRAEDRLHPMIWPGLGHVFPPEMQDEAFRWLDRWLRRA
- a CDS encoding alpha-glucuronidase, which codes for MTIPHPPGVHPAWLPPEAFRALGSRRTLVHGAGTLVDTVLDEVAQAGVRHGGHLVHQEPGPAAEQPAVAGEADPGAEAFDLVLALRGTAPLPAQAASVEVEFRQRYAERADPLGDEGFVLARHGDTTVLLADAPNGLLYGLFHLVRLGESAFGADRPVERHRPAMRVRMLDHWDNVDVHHRMGQVERGYAGGSIFWQDGGPRRDPARVRAYGRLLAACGVNAVAVNNVNVHATEARLLTDRLGDVAAIAELLRPYGVRVFLSVSFAAPIVLGGLPSADPLDEQVRAWWAGTTAQVYGTIPDFGGYVVKADSEGQPGPFAYGRSHADGANVLAEALAPYDGVVHWRAFVYNHRQDWRDRSTDRARAAFDHFAPLDGQFRDNVILQVKHGPMDFQVREPVSPVIAAMPATRLAVEFQVTQEYTGQQRHVCYLGPLWREVLEFGPWGAGGPTVAAVAAGSTPGDAGPAAVAGAAGSASAAGGGLVAVSNVGDDPFWTGHPLAQANLYAFGRLAWAPELDPSAILDEWIDLTFVPSSTADPELLRRTLHEIMDDSWHTYEQYTAPLGVGFMVRPEHHYGPDVDGYEYTPWGTYHFADRDGIGVDRTRKSGTGYAGQYPQPWSDVYESPQRCPDELLLFFHHVPYGHLLHSGSTVIQHIYDTHFAGAERVAGMRQLWERLSTAGLVDPELDARVRERLDEQLRGAQEWRDQINTYFFRKSGVPDARGRRIH
- a CDS encoding family 43 glycosylhydrolase gives rise to the protein MNSDVQALPTVGRMTARALVVVLGATLLPAVAGTAAQAATIATGARSLESVNLAGRYLRHSDYLGRVDPITSGSGTVAKQDATFTVTPGLAGGAGCVSFQAADGRWLRHLDFRLRLDLNAGTTGSLADATFCVRDGSVAGSARLESANYPGRFVRHRDSELWLDPSTTNPGTFAADSSFWVRAPWAAGRRTPVLKGLYADPHIAYLDGRYYVYPTTDGYNGWSGTRFKAFSSTDLVNWTDHGTILDVGPSVSWASSRAWAPAIAYRNGRYYFYFCADTNIGVATSTSPAGPFTDALGRPLIAAGFRPGQMIDPAVFTDDDGTSYLYWGNGSAYAVRLNPDMLSFDATAVRTFSLPNFREGEFVFKRNGTYYLSYSVDDTRSENYHVEYATGTSPLGPWTHRGTILAKNLSIGVKGPGHHSIVRSPTGDTWYMAYHRFAIPAGNGTNREVTVDQMRFNADGTIQPVVPTG
- a CDS encoding substrate-binding domain-containing protein — translated: MMILGDVRHGSRSLCRTRVHRFDAVTSRLLKGFDLKRSSMLTQERHDVILEELRRVGVVHVDRLAAKLEVSAVTVRRDLRELADRDLLRRVRGGGVLPAVPGAPARSTARPTGLVIGMVVPSLDYYYPQIMRAAQAAANAFGLRIAFRGSMYGSAASDQRQIERLLGDGVAGMLLTPSSPLSDREPLLDWVGALDMPVVLIERQPPSDNARWARLESVSTDHELGAALAVEHLTALGHRAIGLVVPRASPTSEPLRAGFLAAMRRVGSTRRRITEIDGDEVAMGGAGSARALDGCLGMGVSALLVHADRHAAALTQAARDAGIDVPGTLSVISYDDEMAGAFDPPLTAVRPPRSAIGQAAMELLVARLSPSQNRRPPCRMRLAPQLILRQSTARPARTPAR